One window of the Capnocytophaga haemolytica genome contains the following:
- the accD gene encoding acetyl-CoA carboxylase, carboxyltransferase subunit beta, giving the protein MSWFKRTAKGIQTSTEEKKDVPKGLWYKSPSGNIVETDELAANAYVSPEDGYHVRIGSKEYFQILFDNNEFKELDENLTSKDPLGFVDTKSYEQRLKEAEQKTGLKDAVRTAVGKSKGEDLVIACMDFAFIGGSMGSVVGEKISRAIGYAIKHKLPFLMISKSGGARMMEAALSLMQMAKTSVKLAQLDEAKLPYISLCTDPTTGGISASFAMLGDINIAEPGALIGFAGPRVVKDTTGQDLPEGFQTAEFVLEHGFLDFIVNRKELKDKVNLYLDLVLNRAVRQ; this is encoded by the coding sequence ATGTCGTGGTTTAAAAGAACAGCAAAGGGGATACAGACCTCAACGGAGGAGAAGAAGGACGTCCCCAAAGGATTATGGTATAAGTCGCCCAGTGGTAATATCGTAGAGACGGATGAGTTGGCGGCAAACGCGTATGTGAGCCCTGAAGATGGCTACCACGTGCGTATCGGCAGTAAGGAATACTTTCAGATATTGTTTGATAACAATGAGTTTAAGGAGCTTGACGAGAACCTGACTTCTAAAGACCCGCTGGGGTTTGTGGACACAAAGTCGTACGAGCAACGCCTCAAGGAAGCCGAACAGAAGACAGGCTTAAAGGACGCAGTACGCACTGCTGTGGGCAAATCCAAAGGGGAAGACCTCGTGATTGCCTGTATGGACTTTGCCTTTATCGGCGGCTCGATGGGTAGTGTGGTAGGAGAGAAAATTTCAAGGGCAATAGGCTACGCTATCAAGCACAAGTTGCCTTTCTTGATGATCTCAAAGTCGGGAGGTGCGCGTATGATGGAGGCGGCACTCTCGCTAATGCAGATGGCTAAGACCTCAGTAAAGTTGGCACAGCTGGACGAGGCAAAGTTGCCTTATATTTCGCTCTGTACCGACCCCACCACAGGGGGTATTTCGGCATCGTTTGCGATGCTGGGCGACATCAACATCGCCGAGCCAGGGGCACTGATAGGCTTTGCGGGTCCGCGTGTGGTAAAGGACACCACAGGTCAGGACTTGCCAGAGGGCTTTCAGACGGCTGAGTTCGTCTTAGAACACGGCTTTTTGGACTTTATCGTAAACCGTAAGGAGCTTAAGGATAAGGTCAATTTGTATTTGGATTTGGTGCTCAATAGGGCGGTGAGGCAATAG
- a CDS encoding DJ-1/PfpI family protein, which yields MKKEVVFIILDQFANWESAYLAAALETDFVTNNYTISYASTDKNVKTSIGNMKVLPDLTIDAIPSSAEALVLIGANESWRTLGEEAQSKIITTVQQFKKANKVVAAICDGAYFLAVNGLLNDCKHTTNRLEEIKGVGAYTNEDNYVHTALEAVSDKKIVTAKGDSALHFAASVLRALGDIPEQGIRIFYTAHSLGFEKAMELM from the coding sequence ATGAAAAAGGAAGTTGTATTTATCATTTTAGATCAATTTGCTAATTGGGAATCTGCTTATTTAGCGGCTGCCTTAGAGACTGACTTTGTTACAAATAACTACACAATCAGTTATGCTTCAACAGATAAAAATGTGAAGACATCTATTGGGAATATGAAAGTGTTGCCAGATCTTACCATTGATGCTATTCCCTCATCAGCTGAAGCATTAGTACTTATAGGCGCAAATGAGTCTTGGAGAACCTTAGGGGAAGAAGCACAAAGTAAGATTATTACCACTGTACAGCAATTCAAAAAGGCTAACAAAGTAGTAGCTGCTATCTGTGACGGGGCTTATTTTTTGGCTGTCAATGGGTTGTTAAATGACTGCAAGCACACTACAAACAGATTGGAAGAAATTAAGGGAGTTGGAGCATACACTAATGAAGACAATTACGTTCATACGGCTCTCGAAGCAGTTAGCGATAAGAAAATAGTTACAGCTAAAGGAGATAGTGCATTACATTTTGCTGCAAGTGTATTAAGAGCTTTAGGAGATATACCTGAGCAAGGTATTCGTATATTTTATACTGCTCACTCTCTTGGTTTTGAAAAAGCAATGGAGTTAATGTAG